In Amaranthus tricolor cultivar Red isolate AtriRed21 chromosome 3, ASM2621246v1, whole genome shotgun sequence, a single window of DNA contains:
- the LOC130808169 gene encoding uncharacterized protein LOC130808169 isoform X1 translates to MAEPMEAEFTAVPENTEELGPNDNGGHADTLEATSDTSSDDSDSDNEAQKALDVLTLESELSRNSSNYDAHVQYIKLLRKMGEIDKLRKARESMSEIFPLTPTMWQEWTKDEITISSGPDTVPAIEELYERGVSEYLFVPLWCDYLNFVQEHDPSIRKCSDVGVSKARNLFERALTAAGLHFSEGSKIWEAYREFEQAICLTIDDSDTEGKEKQIQRVRNIFHRQLSVPLADANSTLLAYKLWEMELGNDLDINSSDLEGISSHVASAYKKALEMYNARINLEEQICKSDVPDSERLPLFKKYLKFEESAGDPARVQILYERAITEFPICSDFWVDYIRYLEKTLKVGDVVKNATSRATRNCSWIGELWVRHMLCLERAHASEDEISMVFEKALQCSFSSYEEYLDLFLTRIDGLRRRISVSGEMQVLDYAVIRDTFQRASDYLSVHLKGTDALLRLYAYWARLELTLANDIVAARGVWESLLKISGSNIEAWQGYIKMEIDKGTLNDARAIFRRCYTKRFPGTGSEDICQSWLWFEREYGTLDDYDYAVQKVSPRLQELQIFNLQQERKTTAAAVDANEHSTKKISREKRKPISNLSEDQSPSKRRKDMNEIAKKGTKKDIDNGKNISKTTRGEETEANVDKRDSSHEQPKEQNMHENVKYTDQCTVFISNLDPKANYEDVRKFFSDVGGVQSIRILKHRDTGKSRGLAYVDFCDDTHLNAALKKNRNWLLKKKVSVARSDPSKSKNQSAGPKIPSEGEAKQEGKHSSEPPVAKSSSSKGPKNDVIQLKGKNTFAVPRNLKLLDRKTSKPKAVEGEDETPKSNDEFRQMLLKK, encoded by the exons ATGGCGGAACCCATGGAAGCAGAATTCACAGCAGTGCCAGAAAACACTGAAGAACTCGGCCCTAATGATAATGGCGGACACGCCGATACACTCGAAGCAACTTCTGATACCTCTTCCGACGACTCAGATTCCGATAATGAAGCTCAAAAAGCGCTGGATGTTCTAACCCTAGAATCTGAGCTGTCTCGTAATTCCTCCAATTATGATGCTCATGTTCAG TATATTAAGTTGCTGAGGAAAATGGGAGAGATTGATAAACTCAGGAAAGCTAGGGAATCGATGAGTGAGATTTTTCCCTTGACGCCTACTATGTGGCAGGAGTGGACTAAAGATGAAATCACTATATCTTCTGG GCCCGACACTGTTCCAGCTATCGAAGAGCTTTATGAACGTGGTGTATCTGAATATCTT TTTGTCCCTCTCTGGTGTGACTACTTGAATTTTGTGCAAGAACATGATCCCTCAATCCGCAAGTGTTCTGATGTTGGTGTTTCAAAAGCAAGGAACTTATTTGAGCGTGCCCTTACAGCTGCTGGTTTGCATTTTAGTGAGGGCAGTAAGATCTGGGAAGCCTATAGAGAATTTGAACAAGCTATCTGCCTTACAATTGACGATTCGGATACTGAG GGAAAAGAAAAGCAGATTCAGCGTGTTCGAAATATATTTCATAGACAGCTATCTGTCCCTTTGGCTGATGCCAATTCTACTCTCCTTGCTTACAAATTGTGGGAGATGGAGCTTGGTAATGATCTTGATATTAACTCTAGTGACCTGGAAGGTATTTCTTCTCATGTTGCTTCTGCTTATAAGAAGGCATTGGAGATGTATAATGCTCGAATCAATCTTGAAGAACAAATATGTAAATCTGATGTTCCCGATTCAGAAAGACTTCCACTCTTCAAG AAATACTTGAAATTTGAGGAGTCTGCTGGGGACCCTGCACGAGTACAAATTCTATATGAACGTGCTATCACCGAGTTTCCCATATGTAGTGATTTTTGGGTTGACTACATACGCTATTTGGAAAAAACACTCAAG GTTGGGGATGTTGTAAAGAATGCTACTAGTAGAGCCACAAGAAATTGTTCCTGGATAGGCGAACTTTGGGTGAGGCATATGCTTTGCTTGGAACGAGCTCATGCTTCTGAAGATGAAATCTCCATG GTGTTTGAGAAGGCTCTCCAATGTTCATTTTCAAGTTATGAGGAG TACCTAGATCTGTTTCTTACTCGCATAGATGGCTTGCGGAGAAGGATTTCAGTATCCGGGGAAATGCAAGTCCTCGATTATGCTGTCATAAGAGATACCTTTCAG CGTGCTTCAGATTACTTATCTGTACATCTTAAAGGCACCGACGCTTTGTTGCGTCTGTATGCATATTGGGCTCGTTTGGAGCTGACTCTAGCAAATGATATAGTAGCTGCTCGAGGAGTTTGGGAAAGCTTATTAAAGATCAG TGGCAGTAATATTGAGGCTTGGCAAGGTTATATAAAGATGGAGATTGACAAGGGAACTTTGAATGACGCACGTGCAATCTTTCGAAGGTGTTACACAAAGAGATTTCCTGGTACAGGCTCAGAG GACATATGCCAATCGTGGTTATGGTTTGAAAGGGAATATGGCACTCTGGATGATTATGACTATGCTGTACAAAAG GTTTCTCCACGTTTGCAGGAGTTGCAGATATTTAATTTGCAGCAAGAGCGCAAAACTACAGCGGCAGCTGTCGATGCTAATGAACATTCCACCAAGAAAATATCCCGGGAAAAACGGAAACCAATTTCAAATTTATCGGAGGATCAATCTCCTTCAAAACGACGAAAAGACATGAATGAAATCGCGAAAAAAGGGACCAAGAAGGATATTGATAATGgaaaaaatatttctaaaaCAACCAGAGGGGAAGAGACTGAAGCAAATGTTGACAAAAGGGATAGCAGCCATGAACAACCAAAAGAACAAAACATGCATGAGAACGTTAAGTACACTGATCAATGCACAGTTTTCATATCAAACCTTGATCCCAAA GCGAACTATGAAGATGTTCGCAAATTTTTCAGCGATGTCGGTGGAGTTCAATCTATCCGAATATTAAAGCATAGAGATACTGGTAAATCCAGG GGCCTTGCATATGTCGATTTCTGCGATGACACACACCTTAATGCTGCTTTGAAGAAGAACAGAAATTGGTTGCTGAAGAAGAAAGTGAGCGTTGCCCGATCAGATCCTTCAAAAAGCAAAAACCAGTCAG CAGGTCCAAAGATCCCATCTGAAGGTGAAGCAAAACAAGAGGGGAAGCATTCTTCTGAGCCTCCTGTTGCAAAGTCATCCT
- the LOC130808169 gene encoding uncharacterized protein LOC130808169 isoform X2 has translation MAEPMEAEFTAVPENTEELGPNDNGGHADTLEATSDTSSDDSDSDNEAQKALDVLTLESELSRNSSNYDAHVQYIKLLRKMGEIDKLRKARESMSEIFPLTPTMWQEWTKDEITISSGPDTVPAIEELYERGVSEYLFVPLWCDYLNFVQEHDPSIRKCSDVGVSKARNLFERALTAAGLHFSEGSKIWEAYREFEQAICLTIDDSDTEGKEKQIQRVRNIFHRQLSVPLADANSTLLAYKLWEMELGNDLDINSSDLEGISSHVASAYKKALEMYNARINLEEQICKSDVPDSERLPLFKKYLKFEESAGDPARVQILYERAITEFPICSDFWVDYIRYLEKTLKVGDVVKNATSRATRNCSWIGELWVRHMLCLERAHASEDEISMVFEKALQCSFSSYEEYLDLFLTRIDGLRRRISVSGEMQVLDYAVIRDTFQRASDYLSVHLKGTDALLRLYAYWARLELTLANDIVAARGVWESLLKISGSNIEAWQGYIKMEIDKGTLNDARAIFRRCYTKRFPGTGSEDICQSWLWFEREYGTLDDYDYAVQKVSPRLQELQIFNLQQERKTTAAAVDANEHSTKKISREKRKPISNLSEDQSPSKRRKDMNEIAKKGTKKDIDNGKNISKTTRGEETEANVDKRDSSHEQPKEQNMHENVKYTDQCTVFISNLDPKANYEDVRKFFSDVGGVQSIRILKHRDTGKSRGLAYVDFCDDTHLNAALKKNRNWLLKKKVSVARSDPSKSKNQSGPKIPSEGEAKQEGKHSSEPPVAKSSSSKGPKNDVIQLKGKNTFAVPRNLKLLDRKTSKPKAVEGEDETPKSNDEFRQMLLKK, from the exons ATGGCGGAACCCATGGAAGCAGAATTCACAGCAGTGCCAGAAAACACTGAAGAACTCGGCCCTAATGATAATGGCGGACACGCCGATACACTCGAAGCAACTTCTGATACCTCTTCCGACGACTCAGATTCCGATAATGAAGCTCAAAAAGCGCTGGATGTTCTAACCCTAGAATCTGAGCTGTCTCGTAATTCCTCCAATTATGATGCTCATGTTCAG TATATTAAGTTGCTGAGGAAAATGGGAGAGATTGATAAACTCAGGAAAGCTAGGGAATCGATGAGTGAGATTTTTCCCTTGACGCCTACTATGTGGCAGGAGTGGACTAAAGATGAAATCACTATATCTTCTGG GCCCGACACTGTTCCAGCTATCGAAGAGCTTTATGAACGTGGTGTATCTGAATATCTT TTTGTCCCTCTCTGGTGTGACTACTTGAATTTTGTGCAAGAACATGATCCCTCAATCCGCAAGTGTTCTGATGTTGGTGTTTCAAAAGCAAGGAACTTATTTGAGCGTGCCCTTACAGCTGCTGGTTTGCATTTTAGTGAGGGCAGTAAGATCTGGGAAGCCTATAGAGAATTTGAACAAGCTATCTGCCTTACAATTGACGATTCGGATACTGAG GGAAAAGAAAAGCAGATTCAGCGTGTTCGAAATATATTTCATAGACAGCTATCTGTCCCTTTGGCTGATGCCAATTCTACTCTCCTTGCTTACAAATTGTGGGAGATGGAGCTTGGTAATGATCTTGATATTAACTCTAGTGACCTGGAAGGTATTTCTTCTCATGTTGCTTCTGCTTATAAGAAGGCATTGGAGATGTATAATGCTCGAATCAATCTTGAAGAACAAATATGTAAATCTGATGTTCCCGATTCAGAAAGACTTCCACTCTTCAAG AAATACTTGAAATTTGAGGAGTCTGCTGGGGACCCTGCACGAGTACAAATTCTATATGAACGTGCTATCACCGAGTTTCCCATATGTAGTGATTTTTGGGTTGACTACATACGCTATTTGGAAAAAACACTCAAG GTTGGGGATGTTGTAAAGAATGCTACTAGTAGAGCCACAAGAAATTGTTCCTGGATAGGCGAACTTTGGGTGAGGCATATGCTTTGCTTGGAACGAGCTCATGCTTCTGAAGATGAAATCTCCATG GTGTTTGAGAAGGCTCTCCAATGTTCATTTTCAAGTTATGAGGAG TACCTAGATCTGTTTCTTACTCGCATAGATGGCTTGCGGAGAAGGATTTCAGTATCCGGGGAAATGCAAGTCCTCGATTATGCTGTCATAAGAGATACCTTTCAG CGTGCTTCAGATTACTTATCTGTACATCTTAAAGGCACCGACGCTTTGTTGCGTCTGTATGCATATTGGGCTCGTTTGGAGCTGACTCTAGCAAATGATATAGTAGCTGCTCGAGGAGTTTGGGAAAGCTTATTAAAGATCAG TGGCAGTAATATTGAGGCTTGGCAAGGTTATATAAAGATGGAGATTGACAAGGGAACTTTGAATGACGCACGTGCAATCTTTCGAAGGTGTTACACAAAGAGATTTCCTGGTACAGGCTCAGAG GACATATGCCAATCGTGGTTATGGTTTGAAAGGGAATATGGCACTCTGGATGATTATGACTATGCTGTACAAAAG GTTTCTCCACGTTTGCAGGAGTTGCAGATATTTAATTTGCAGCAAGAGCGCAAAACTACAGCGGCAGCTGTCGATGCTAATGAACATTCCACCAAGAAAATATCCCGGGAAAAACGGAAACCAATTTCAAATTTATCGGAGGATCAATCTCCTTCAAAACGACGAAAAGACATGAATGAAATCGCGAAAAAAGGGACCAAGAAGGATATTGATAATGgaaaaaatatttctaaaaCAACCAGAGGGGAAGAGACTGAAGCAAATGTTGACAAAAGGGATAGCAGCCATGAACAACCAAAAGAACAAAACATGCATGAGAACGTTAAGTACACTGATCAATGCACAGTTTTCATATCAAACCTTGATCCCAAA GCGAACTATGAAGATGTTCGCAAATTTTTCAGCGATGTCGGTGGAGTTCAATCTATCCGAATATTAAAGCATAGAGATACTGGTAAATCCAGG GGCCTTGCATATGTCGATTTCTGCGATGACACACACCTTAATGCTGCTTTGAAGAAGAACAGAAATTGGTTGCTGAAGAAGAAAGTGAGCGTTGCCCGATCAGATCCTTCAAAAAGCAAAAACCAGTCAG GTCCAAAGATCCCATCTGAAGGTGAAGCAAAACAAGAGGGGAAGCATTCTTCTGAGCCTCCTGTTGCAAAGTCATCCT
- the LOC130808168 gene encoding DNA-directed RNA polymerases II, IV and V subunit 11-like — MNAPDRYERFVVPEGVKKVSYERDTKIINAASFTIEREDHTIGNILRMQLHRDPNVLFVGYKLPHPLQYKILVRIHTTSQSSPTQAYNQAISDLDKELDCLKSAFEAEVTRSSGEY; from the exons ATGAATGCTCCTGACCGTTACGAGAGATTTGTTGTCCCTGAAGGCGTCAAAAA GGTTTCGTACGAGAGAGATACTAAAATCATAAATGCAGCTTCTTTTACAATTGAGAGAGAAGACCACACCATTGGCAACATCCTCCGCAT gCAATTGCACAGAGACCCCAATGTGCTTTTTGTTGGATACAAGCTTCCTCACCCTCTTCAGTACAAAATTCTTGTCAGg ATTCATACTACAAGCCAGTCTTCACCAACACAAGCATACAATCAAGCTATTAGTGACCTTGACAAGGAACTGGATTGTTTGAAAAGTGCCTTTGAG GCTGAGGTGACTAGGTCTTCTGGTGAATACTGA